The window ATTATGCATACAATTATCCTTGCTGTTCTTGGTGATGAAAAGGTTCAGTGGTCAAGTTAAACCAATGCTAAAAATACTAAATTGTTGTACATTTATTTTTGCATCACTTCTACACAGCTTGGATTCCAGCTTTGGAACAATTAACTAAATATTTAAGTCCCTCGGGCCTTGGCTCTTCCCTTTGGGCCGTGTTTATGGAAAATAAAGTCGGCAGGATCATAACCTGAACTCCTGATTTATGGTACTCATTTTACAGTTTTTATGCCATAACCTTGTGAAATATACTCAATATTTCATTACTGCAGGTTAAAACGCCCTACAAGAGAAGAAGAGAGTTCGGAGTCAAACTTGAATCCGCAAGTTACCTCATCAGGAGGGGCTGACAAACCTGTTACAGTAGAATGGGAACAAATAGTCGTCGAAGAACTCCCTGACGCAGATTCCTTCCCTCGTTCATCCAACTCAGAGAGAGAGCAACCGGCTACTTCACCATTACAAAATAGCAAGAAATTAGATGAAAAAACCTCAAGCATCCTTGAGAGACTGGAAATCCCCAGTAAGATTAAGAGAAAAGCAGTTTCATCGATTACCTCAAGCAGTATTGCCAGTTGTGATGTGTGTCCACCAGTAAAAAGGCCCCTTATACCTTTCGAATCCACTAATACTACTGCAGTTCAAGCTCCAGTAGCTGGCCAGCTGATAAAACCCAATTTCCAGAGGACGAAAAAGGATAAGATATCTAAAGAACAATCTCATGCTTAACTCTACGTGCTCCCCGATATAATGAGGTTGATTTCCCTCTTCTACAATAAATTTCGGCCCAACTCTTGCTCATAGGTTTCATTGCTGATAAAGCCTGTACATACATTCATTCATAGCATATCCGACACATCTTTGTTTTGTGTTAATAGTACGAGGTATGACATGCACTAACATATATACTTTGCAAAACTTTATGATACTAACTTGTAACATCTTATATTGGTGGTGATAATTAAATAGTTTGAAAGAGATGGTTAAATGTAGTATGATCTTCAGTGTGAACTCTGGTTCGAGTAAAACACTGAAGCACCGAGAAGGATATATACTTTTGTCTGAATTTTCAAAACCTTTTTTGGATGAGGAGCAGGAGTACATAACAGGGAAATGGGCATGTGTCCTTGAATTTCGATTATTTCTTCCCTTCCCCTAATATTACCCTGACAAGATTTATAAGTTGTGGACCCTCTCCTTGACAAATGATTCCAAGAAAATTTCTCGATTCATTTTTCAATGGCCTTCATCCAAACACAATAAACTATAGATCAAATCAAGAGAGCTTGGAATAGTGAAGAGAAAATGCGAGGAAAGAAACTTATGATATGCAGAAGCAAACTGAAGCATTATCGCAGATAGTGAGTGACTTATATATCTAATGTAAACTTTTCATTAGATATCTTAATCTGAAAAGGAGTAATAGAATTATGACACGTTTTTATATTTGACAATTTTGTGTATAATACTCGTGTTGGAATCAATCAGTGTTCGATCTTTTCTTGAGCAGAAATTTCCCATTTCACAATTGTGTAGCATCCGTAATACTTTTTACCTAAGTTGCAGCCATTGTCCAATCTTTTATTTAGTCAACATATACCATTTCAATCTTGTGCTACCTGGAGACCCTTAGTCGAAGCTGACTTATTCAAGGGTTGATATTACAGTCTTGCCTAAGATTTTAGGTACCAATTTGAAGGCATTAATGAAACTCAAAGCATATTTCCAAGTTCAAAGTAGCAGTTTTGACAAAGATAAATAGGCTCAAAGGACACGTAGCTGAGATTTGAACAAATCAATGAATGTGCAAAAACATACGTTACTCTTTATATAGattagaagaagaagaagaagaagaagaaagcgAACGGTACATATACATTTATCGGGATCAATATCTAAATGGGGTTGGTGGTTAGGGTAACTACTCGCCATTTCCACCCCGAATACATATCACTATTATCATTTATAGCAccatcaataaaaaaaaaaaaaaaactaatcaaATAGGGTCCCACTAAAATCTTTGCTGATCCAAAGATAGCTCCTTTATGAGGTCATGACTTGGAAAGAAATCACCTGTAACTACATAGTTTTCTGAAAAATAAaggcaaaattttaaaatggatAAAAGCTTTAATTATCTTAAATTTCCTCCTCCAAAGTTAGTGGTGATTGGTGGTGGTCCAGCCTAACGCCTTTAAATTTGATCTGGCCATGATTTTTTTATGTGCAAACCAGATCAAAAGTTTTCTTTGTGGAATTCGAATTTGGTGGTAGTCTTGTGTGAAAAATCAGAAGCCAATTGCTTTAGCTCCTTCACTGGTGGTGGTGCCCCGCAGTAAAATACTCCTGTACATGTGATCATAAGgattagtattttaatacatcACCAATTGCAGCCTCCTACGTATCAACATAGAGACATAAGAACTACATATGAATTATGAAAAGTATTCAGCCAAGATCTTGAAACTGACATGAATTGTTTTAGGACTGGTATAAAGAAACTCACCAACTCTTGAATTAGGATGATTTAGTGCGATGCGTTTGTAGACCGTACGCCAATTAGGCTTGGCAAAGTGAGACTTAACCCGGGTTCCCGACACCACGTCCACTCCATTCTTGGCATGATTGAGCGATTGAAGCATGGTGATTAGAGCAGAACGAGCATCACCCTCTTCATACACACTAGTACAGTAGTTGTGCATTTCTATTACTCCCTTGTGGTCTGTTTCGGCTGCTTCATTCATCACGCCCTTGAACCAATCAAAGGAACCTTGTTCTCTGGTAACCCAGTAGAAATAAGCTCTCCTTGTTCTAAAGTTGTGTCTCCCACTCCCTGGTCCAGAATTTCGTTTATTCGACAAAGGGCTAGCGTTCGGAGGCGTGTTGTTGCCTCCTCTGTTACCCTCCTCCAAATAATTCTCTTCctcctccatttctttcatattGTTCACGATGTCTTTAACGACACTGATCATCGGTGTTGCACCAATGCCAAGCCCCACAAGCAGCACCACATCGTAGTTCTTGTAGTCTTGTGTTGGTGCTCCATATGGACCATCGATTAGAACTCTGGGAAAACTGTGTCATAATCACAAAAATTTGAAATACTGTCAGCATTACAGTAATTGGGTATTGAGCAAGTTCATGAGAATTTACACGTTGTGGTATTTACTTGTCAGATTCTTGATATTGTTTTTTTGTTATATCGAATGGTGTTGCCTTGGTACAATGATGAAATTTAAAGTGACTCACTTGGGATTATTCTCTCCTTGCAAGAAATCAGCCCTAAGGAGCCCACTTTTCCCAGTTGGTGGTGGCTGGCAAACCTAACAAAAGATCAAGTAATGCCATAGACCATTAGTAACAAACATGTGCAAGGACTGGATTCCTATGTAGATACAAACAGAAATCCTGTCAGGATTATTTCGGAAGTGTTTGAACAGGCATGACACATAAGTATGGTAGATTTCACGGAACTTATGTAAAAAGGACAAGTTTCCACTATTAAATATGTTTTTACATTTTTCAAGAAAGTTAAAATAGCAAACACATCAATTTTAGTTCTCAATAATTGATCTTAGATTCcactctgattattattaaataaagtgGGAAAATCAACATTTTCTTTAGAAAACAGCCATACAAATTAAAGTGGCTCTCAAGATTATTTGGATAGATGCATATGGTTCAGTAGGAGTGTCACTCTGATTGGGTGGAGGTACTACTGCCTTTTGATCAAAGGAGATTCCACAAGATAGTATATGTTCATAATTAAATAATCTTCACATGTCATGTATACTTTTTTTTCTAGAAATACAAACTTTCTTCTGCTATAAAAGAAAAGTACTCTGTAATGATTACTATTTTTGGTGCAGGACCACCTTGAAATTTGAGCCAAGTGTTCCCCCATTAGTATTTTTATATTActtttgtgaaggaaatttacctcgGAGAAAACGACTTTAAGTTGCCTTGTCCAATCACCAAGAGTCCTTATGTGAACACTCACATAATCATCTCCAGGAGCTGAGGTAATGGAGAATGGGTGCCTGTTAAAAGTGGAGCAGTAAAATTCATTATCTTAATTTCCAAGCTTTGCTCATACATTAACTATGGAAAGATATATTGTATAGAGTGCCATCATTTTAAATGTGAGTACCATTCAAATGGAGAGACTGCTGCACAATTAACAAAAATGTATTGTCCACTTTTGTATCTGAATCCTTGTGGCTTTGACATGTGAAGTGTTAGCACATTTCCTGGGTAGACAGCCACCTTCATATGGCCAAGAAATGCCCATAAATACCAAAGAAAACTTAGAAGGTATGGAAAAATACTAGAGATTTAGATTATCCTTTCTGTATATTTACCTTTAGGATCTTTACTGCCTTGATGCTTGATCTGAATGCTCGAACCAACCTTTCTCCGGCGTAAAGTACGACAGGGACTGCCAAATACATCCATGTCTGCAAGTGCATGCCATATTATGTTGTAAATCATCATCCAAGATATACATAATACGAGTCACTAAATTCTTGTAGGAAGACAAGGAACTTGGTACTTACGGTTTTCCTGTACCATTCGTGTGTCAAATAAAGCTTGATACCATGAATAATGAGGAGGCTATAGACGATGACGAATAAGTGATGCGAATACCAAAAGGCATTGAATCCTGTGAGTTTGTCCAAAGGTTTTGGTAAATGAATTTTGTTCCTTCTGAACCAAGGTGATGCTAATGTGAAGGCTATAGCCATTAGAACCACCATTATGATTCCGGTCACCCCTTCCCACCCCTTCACGAAAAACCAATAGCTTGTTGGCTGTTCGCCAAAGAATTGCTCCATGGACTCGTACTCTTGTGGCGTCGCGTGCAGGAGGCGAGGGAAATCACATGCTAAATGGCTAATACCATGTATCCCAGTTCCCAGTGCAATTGCTATGGCAATTAGCTGCGGTTGAAACAATCTTAAATCAGGCAAAAGTTTTTATGTAAATGTGTTTCACATAGGTAGAAACTATTCGACACGACACGTTTTGTTGCAATGAGTAGACAGAGTAGCACATGCAGCAAGCAAGTGTGaccaaaactatatatattcaACTTACTTTGTGGAAGTTGAGATTGTCATCGAATGGAACAGCCTTGCCTAGTTTTGTTTTGTTCCTAAGCCAGGTGATGGTATTTCGGCACACCGGAAGGAGAATCAGCGCCATGTTTAGCTTTAGAGTCTCGGCTGCCCCTTTGGCAAAGCACACACAATGGCCCATTACTTCAAACACTGCTTTATTCTTGTATTGCACGTACTTGTAAGCAAAAAGACCAGCCATGATTCCAATCCACAGTGCCATCACCCAAACTCTTTGCCAATTATCTAGCAGAAAGTATTTAAAATCTCGGTACCATCTCTTTACAAGATAGTCTTGAGTTGGCTTAAGCTTTTCACTTAGCATTTTGCTCAAGTTTCGGCTATCACCACCCCGGACCGATTGGCTAGGACCTTGTAGCAATAGCATCTCCAAGTTTTCTATCTGTTTGATGAGTATATATACTGTTATTTTCCTTCATCGGATATAATTATGCTTGTTTTATGCAATCGAGTTTGTGAATTGTGTCGTATATATTCGTGTTACCATGATATATCCGAGCTCGTTGGGGTCTAGTTCCTCCATGATCAGTCTAGCATATTCATCAGCTTGCTTCTGAATATTTGACAGCTTATTTGCAGAAGCACTTAAGGTAATAATCTGCAAGAGAGAATTATTACAATGTTTTAATACATACATGCTATCATTGAACATAAATAATAGAAAATGTTTAGCTCGGAAAGTCAATGTTAAACACACACATTGAACACAAACAATAGAAAATTGGTTTTTATAGTAAAAATTTtacacaaaaaaaataaataaataaagccACATACCTCTCTCACTTCCTCTTCTGTGATCCTTCCATCAGCATCTTTATCAACCCTGTGTTAAAATCAATGTCATTCATTTATATTTTCGAAATGAAAATTGATAAGCTACTATCTAAAAGTAGTCTTCTGATATCCTTACATGTCAAAGAAAGTTTGAAGCCGAGAATCGAAACTTTGATCAGAAATTTGGTCCCAAAACTCTCTTAGTTGTCCCTTGTTAACGGAGTCGCCGGAGATATTCCTTCTCCGGCCAAGTGCATCGAAAAGCTCGCCTGCGAATTCCTTGGACTCTTTGTTCATTCCTGCACATAATATAGACCCCATAAGGTTCGTGAATAAAGTTTTTGAATGTGTAAACAAGAAACACGAAGCTGCATAAAATTATCATGCAAAGATTTAGCTTTTGGCGTTTGGTTGCTGAGAAAGTTGGTGtcttttcttcattttcttcttacCAATGCATTCGCAAAAAAGTGAACGAGGAAGCAATCCGTTCGTCTTAGCCGTAAGCTCATCAAACCGCTTCTCCACCCCAGCCCAGGCGGCGCCACCGTCTGTTTTGCTGATAAACTTCAGCCCCTTGAGAGCATGCGTGGCGGCCGATTTCGTCCGGTCAAATCTCCCCACCGGATGTGGCCGTCTTGTGAGTGAGGCTAAGCGCTTCAGCTCCTGCGAAACCTGCCTGAATTTCGACGAAGCATTTCTCACAACTGATGATCCAATAGAAGACCTCTTCTCCAGTCCTTTGGCCAGTAGAGCCAATTCGGGATCTTCCACGTCGACCCCGCCGGCCGTCTTTAAGCTGTGTACGGCCACCGAGTCCTCCCGGACGTCGAGAGTGATCTCCACGTAGTCATTCATGGCGGAGGTGGTTGTGGAAGTTTCCGGGAGGTTGAAACGAGCACTTTTTCTGCCACCCCGCTTGTTCAGCGGTCCGCTGTACGCTGTCCGATCTCCGGTGATTATATCCATGTCGCGGTGATTGTTTTCCGGCTGCATATGAAACTTATATCACAAAAAGTAGTATAAAAATCTGTATGTAATGCCTGGATATGGCGTATACTTGAAGAGAGGCAACGGGTTTGAACAAATATAAATGGAGATTCTGAAAGACTATTTTTCTTGGCCTTTTAGTCGGTTTTCTCCATTCTTACCAAGTCTCCGGCTTCTCTTTTTTGAAAAGAAGAAATGGACGTGTGTACATTCAGATAAGCTGTTAATTTATAATACTATATCCAGATAATAGGTAGAGCATAAATCGAAATATTTTGGAgctataaatataattattaaatagcACTGTTATAGTCATTTATGTAGATTCAATATGCTCTACAGACGATTGAGAAATACGTAGAGTTAACATATTAAAATAAGAAATTGAAAGATTTTGTTAAAATTATTCATCTCGCATATAAGGCATATCTTGTCTAGACAAAATCTTTGAAATGATGTCTTTATTTCCGTGTCTTCCAGCTATTTTATCATTGTCACGCCCCAGGACGGGGGTTGGTCGAcacggcgttgctctcaaatttacattcgaaaatagcaagcctcagaagtacaaaatTCAGATATCAGtctttttattcataaatacTGAATATCTCAATGTTCGATACAAACTCAAATGTTTTACAGCAGAAATGTAAAACCGAACATGATATTGtcttaacagatgcagcggaatctAATTACATAAATCAGAACTGAGAAAAATAACAGTCTTCTCCACCCGCCTCAGAACTGATATTGTTCTTCTTTTCTTCTATCAATTATTCCTcgctcttatctgagatggatttggtgggtgagtgatatggttgtcactcagtaagcgggagcgggaataactcccaatttttgaaatcattttcatacagaaacagtaatattaataatatacagacattcttattttcataacagaaatcagtattCAATAATCAGTAATAAGAATTTTAACAAGTAAGCATTGAGCacgttcgtgaatttcatggctaaactgatatcagtctcctatatgttctctcctctaaggggtgaggccaggtatcagtaatcagtaatgttcagaatatatattctcaCCATTAGTTCATtaggtttcagtgcttcaaaaatcAGAGATCAGAAATACTTAAAACAggaattatcaaactgatttcaaaatatttatgcGTAAGCCCACTTACCATAATTTGCTTAAAAaatttcggttgaagtctggaAATTTACTTGCctcgctactggattttacagtttcgaaaatgcactctcttagctctaatTTCAAGTGATAACTCAAGATTTTGGTAACAACAATTTCAGAGATTGAGGGTGCTATTTATAGACCAAAATCTGATTGTTAACCTTCCAATTAATGATCATATCTGTcattaacagcctttattccatgataaatgcttcagttacaagtcctGAGAAGAATCGGTAGCTATCTGTTGGAATCTCGCTACTgaactcttctgctgctggattctgtctGCTGGATTTTGTCTGCTGAAAAATACCATcttctgaaatatgagttgCTGCTGGAATTGTTAGCTGCTGAAATATGAGTAgctgctgctactgctggaaTTTGCTAGCTGCTACTACTGCTGaaatttcaggttctcacaaTCATCTACTTTGATTTCACATTTCTGTGAATTATATATACGAATAGTTTCTAGATTATAACTAGAACCTCCATTTTTCTGGATCCACCTCACATTAATGACCCGGCCCCTACCACCTATATGTAGCTTTaaacaagttttttttaaaatagataCATGAATGCCAGGTATGGCTCGTAACAATCTATCTTCGGGGGCATACGACGATTCTTTCACCATTTGGGACATTAATTTATCTACTAAACTATCACTCGTCTTACATTTGGGCCGCAACACAAAAAAGTCTTCATattgtttaatatattttaatgggTCCTGTTTGATCCTAAAAATATGTAACTTTGCGGATTTATAGtctattttgtgaaatttttgTTCTACTATgctattttcatatttttttttacaattttgttCGTTTTACTGATTTATCATTGATGTACCATCAATGCGGCACAAACTTAACATCAATGTAATGCTCATATGTGCATTGTGTCAGTGTCACGTCAgcactacaaaaaaaataactaaaacCACCAAAAAAGATACATTATTAGAAGTATAATTTTGACATACGTATGAACAAAATTATAAACAGACAAACACAAAAAACCACCATTGGGATTGTTCCTAATTTTCCCATTCATTATTTGCATTCACCACCTTCACATTTGCATAGAAGACAAGGTACCACAAAAGAGACCATGCTTGAGAACAATAGCTATATTGTGTAATACATAGGATGGAAAATGTTTTAGAAAAACAAGAGATAATTTCTTTAATCGAGATTCGTGCAACGTCATATGTCGATTTCTCTCTATTTCATCAATATAATGTCGGATCCAGTGGAGGCGATCACCCATTCaatcgatttttttaaaaaaagttacatgtaaattttatttagaagaaagtgacaattttttttttttcaaaatcaaaatttgtgTGTTGGGAGGAGGCTTCTGAGATTTCTAACAACCTTCTACTTCTCGAGAAGAACCTTGAACGATAGGAAACTTCTCTCTCCCCTCCTATACATGCGTCGGCttctattaattaatatttttgtacTTTTCTTGGTCGTATGTGTCGCTGCATCACATAGCCTATTgtgggaaaaaaaaattgaccatctcaaaaactttaaattaatcaaattcACTTGCGTTATCATTTTATACAAGTAATTAAGATATTATTCTATATTAATTCTAAAATATTTCTCCTATTATCATGTGGTAAAATATTAGTCTtggatcatcaacatatatttcaatTTTCGTAAAAATGTGGATGACTAACATGATCTAATGATATTAGAATACGGAAAGAAACAATATCATTATGATGTAGACTAACTTGTAATTAAGTAATATGATTAGTAGGAAAAATTGATAGCAAACTCCCTTACCATAACTGGTAACGTAATTTGTcggtttttcattttttgtcaTGTTGTCGTTAATTCACAGTTTTAGTAtattaatttgtatttttttaatttaagttgaagggaaatataattctcatattaaatttatttcttaagatatattcttcattgttgatatgatatttaatatttaattatgattttgCCTTCCTAGATGATTATGTTAAGATTATATGGTATATTGGGTTTTATCTTTCTAGATATCATTTTTATGATAAAGATCCTCTagatataatatttatgataatgatttacataatatggtattattgattttgtttctaataGAATTCTTGTATACTATATTTTACAGATTTCCGTCAAGATATATCATAGAAGATGAGACATTTATAATTAAGAGATGAAGATTCAAAAGCACTGAGAGAACAGAAATATTCAGAGAGTTCACGTGTAGGATTTTTCGTGGAAGAGATTTTCGTGAAGGGAGTTTTACGTGGAGATAGTTTTTCGTGGAGGTGATTTTCGTGGGAGTTTTTCGTGAGAGATTTTCGTGGTGGTATCTTCTCTCGATCAAATATACACGCACTTGTGCACGTCATAGATTTCAGAGAAATATTTCTTTTAAGGGACGTGTTGTTGTGAAGAATGCAGATACCGCGTGTTGCCTTGCATGTCGGAAACATCAACAGACAACATCCCTGACGAAGTTGGCTGGAGATCGTTTTGTTGCTTTAGTTTTTTGCTCACGTTTTTGTTGCTTTCTTAAATAAGTTTTGTTCTGGTTTTTTGTTTTAGAAAGCGTTTATTTTCTCAatatgttgaggaaattgatttttgtgaaAATCACTAGTGATAGATATTTTTGTAAATGTTTTGGTTTACTAGTTTTTAATTTTTGCGTTCAGGCACTACACAAATATTTATACTTGTGTaaatttaatcttgtccatcgAATTTAGTCAGATTcaatttgtgttacaaacttTAATATTCTGCTGCATGTTGtcttaaatattttaacatttgACACACCACTTAATTCTGATATAACACAAATTTTAACCTTACACTATTGTTATTATATAGTCTTACTTCTCTCAAGCAATATTCCTAACATAAGTATTTTTCTCTGAAATACTTATGTGTCAATTATTCTCCCGTGTCACGTGATCATACCGTGAATTTaagtttattaattttttatgtatttGGACACAAGTTCAAGAAACTGGAGTGGCAGGCACATCTAAGTGGGTgttcatgaatttttattttggttGAAAAAAGAAAACTTGTGGCTGCTAGCTATGAGTGTAGTGTTAAAGTTGTGTTTTAATTTATAGAAGTGCACTTTGGAATAACACTTTTACTCTTGTATATAAATAGGGTAGTTTTCTTTAGTTATACACACATCAATAATGGATACTTGAAGCATTCTTCTCCATTGGAGAGCAATACGTGTGTCCTTGTTTTTCCCtctttcataaattcaacatggtatcagagcttgaaGTTTTTTTTGGATTTGATTATGTTACTCGATCCTCATTGTTAGACGGATCTACATTTGTTTTTCTTCTTCGTTGTTGCTGAGAAATCTGCTTCGATTGCTATGGCTTCAGCTGTAACTGATGTTCTGGATCCGCTTTAAGTCAATCCCTCCGACACACCAGGGCTCAATCTGATCAATGAGCAGCTAATCGGTACTGAAAACTATGGGATCTGGAGTCGCGCGATGTTAATTGCTTTGCGCGCTAAGAATAAGCTTGCATTCATCGATGGAAGCTGTCAACGTCCAGATTCTGAACCGGACAAAATATCGCAATGGGAGAGATGTAATGCCATTGTTTTATCCTGGATTATGAATGCTGTGTCGAAGGAGATTTTTTATGGAATTGTGTATTCAACTGACGCCGCTGTGGTCTGGAATGATTTGCGTGAACGATTCAACAAAGTGAACGGTTCCAGGATCTTCGCACTTCATCGTGAAATCGGTTGTCTTGTTCAAGGTAATAACTCGATCTCCATATACTATTCAAAGCTTCGACAGTTGTGGGATGAATACGGATCTCTCGTAACACTGCCTACGTGCTCTTGTGAATCTTCGAGGAAATATGTTGAATTTGATCAACAACATAAGCTCCTTCAGTTCCTCATGGGGCTTAATGAAAGCTTTGTTCATATTCAAAGCCACATTTTAATGATGAATCCCCTTCCTACTGTAAATAATGCATTTGCCATaatttcacaagaggaatcacaTCGAAGTCTATTAAGTGTTGTTCCGTAACAACTTGACTCTACTGCGTTTTTTTCTGCTCAAAATAAGAAGAAATTTGATGTTCGTTGTGAGCATTGTAACATACTTGGTCATAGCAAAGAGAATTGCTTTCGGTTGGTAGGATATCCTCCTGGACACAAACTGTATCAAGGACAGTGGAAAGGTGGTAATCAAAGGTACAATAGGGAAGGTGATATCAGAGGTAAGCCGATGGGCAGAGCTAATGTTTCTGTTTCGAACTCTGGTGAGGTTGAACAATCGATGCACTCCAAGAACACTGGGTCCTTCTTCACCCCTGAACAGTATGCTGCCATTGTCAAGCTCCTTGCGAAGCAACCACCAGACACTGAAACTCACACCTCTGATCCTTATGCAAACATGGCAGGTATTGATCCACCTTTCTCTAATATGAATACCAGATGGATACTTGATACAGGAGCCAATGATCACATGGTTGGGCGTCATGGATACCTTGGAAACTTTAAGTCTTATGCCACTGCCACGGGTTCAATCCAATTGCCAAATGGTAGTACCACCAAAATTACCAATTTAGGATCCATGTATCTTAACAAAGCCATTACTCTTTCCAATGTCCTCTTTGTTCCAGATTTTCGTCACAATCTTCTATCCATTTCCAAATTCACTAAGGAACATCATTGTTGTGTCACCTTCTTCCCATGTTTTTGTGTATTTCAGGACCTCTCCAGTGGGAGAATAATGGGGATTGGTAAAGAGAGCCATGGACTATACTACCTAGACAATTCAAGTTTG is drawn from Primulina eburnea isolate SZY01 chromosome 10, ASM2296580v1, whole genome shotgun sequence and contains these coding sequences:
- the LOC140803406 gene encoding respiratory burst oxidase homolog protein C-like isoform X2 produces the protein MDIITGDRTAYSGPLNKRGGRKSARFNLPETSTTTSAMNDYVEITLDVREDSVAVHSLKTAGGVDVEDPELALLAKGLEKRSSIGSSVVRNASSKFRQVSQELKRLASLTRRPHPVGRFDRTKSAATHALKGLKFISKTDGGAAWAGVEKRFDELTAKTNGLLPRSLFCECIGMNKESKEFAGELFDALGRRRNISGDSVNKGQLREFWDQISDQSFDSRLQTFFDMVDKDADGRITEEEVREIITLSASANKLSNIQKQADEYARLIMEELDPNELGYIMIENLEMLLLQGPSQSVRGGDSRNLSKMLSEKLKPTQDYLVKRWYRDFKYFLLDNWQRVWVMALWIGIMAGLFAYKYVQYKNKAVFEVMGHCVCFAKGAAETLKLNMALILLPVCRNTITWLRNKTKLGKAVPFDDNLNFHKLIAIAIALGTGIHGISHLACDFPRLLHATPQEYESMEQFFGEQPTSYWFFVKGWEGVTGIIMVVLMAIAFTLASPWFRRNKIHLPKPLDKLTGFNAFWYSHHLFVIVYSLLIIHGIKLYLTHEWYRKTTWMYLAVPVVLYAGERLVRAFRSSIKAVKILKVAVYPGNVLTLHMSKPQGFRYKSGQYIFVNCAAVSPFEWHPFSITSAPGDDYVSVHIRTLGDWTRQLKVVFSEVCQPPPTGKSGLLRADFLQGENNPNFPRVLIDGPYGAPTQDYKNYDVVLLVGLGIGATPMISVVKDIVNNMKEMEEEENYLEEGNRGGNNTPPNASPLSNKRNSGPGSGRHNFRTRRAYFYWVTREQGSFDWFKGVMNEAAETDHKGVIEMHNYCTSVYEEGDARSALITMLQSLNHAKNGVDVVSGTRVKSHFAKPNWRTVYKRIALNHPNSRVGVFYCGAPPPVKELKQLASDFSHKTTTKFEFHKENF
- the LOC140803406 gene encoding respiratory burst oxidase homolog protein C-like isoform X1 produces the protein MQPENNHRDMDIITGDRTAYSGPLNKRGGRKSARFNLPETSTTTSAMNDYVEITLDVREDSVAVHSLKTAGGVDVEDPELALLAKGLEKRSSIGSSVVRNASSKFRQVSQELKRLASLTRRPHPVGRFDRTKSAATHALKGLKFISKTDGGAAWAGVEKRFDELTAKTNGLLPRSLFCECIGMNKESKEFAGELFDALGRRRNISGDSVNKGQLREFWDQISDQSFDSRLQTFFDMVDKDADGRITEEEVREIITLSASANKLSNIQKQADEYARLIMEELDPNELGYIMIENLEMLLLQGPSQSVRGGDSRNLSKMLSEKLKPTQDYLVKRWYRDFKYFLLDNWQRVWVMALWIGIMAGLFAYKYVQYKNKAVFEVMGHCVCFAKGAAETLKLNMALILLPVCRNTITWLRNKTKLGKAVPFDDNLNFHKLIAIAIALGTGIHGISHLACDFPRLLHATPQEYESMEQFFGEQPTSYWFFVKGWEGVTGIIMVVLMAIAFTLASPWFRRNKIHLPKPLDKLTGFNAFWYSHHLFVIVYSLLIIHGIKLYLTHEWYRKTTWMYLAVPVVLYAGERLVRAFRSSIKAVKILKVAVYPGNVLTLHMSKPQGFRYKSGQYIFVNCAAVSPFEWHPFSITSAPGDDYVSVHIRTLGDWTRQLKVVFSEVCQPPPTGKSGLLRADFLQGENNPNFPRVLIDGPYGAPTQDYKNYDVVLLVGLGIGATPMISVVKDIVNNMKEMEEEENYLEEGNRGGNNTPPNASPLSNKRNSGPGSGRHNFRTRRAYFYWVTREQGSFDWFKGVMNEAAETDHKGVIEMHNYCTSVYEEGDARSALITMLQSLNHAKNGVDVVSGTRVKSHFAKPNWRTVYKRIALNHPNSRVGVFYCGAPPPVKELKQLASDFSHKTTTKFEFHKENF
- the LOC140802899 gene encoding uncharacterized protein, with amino-acid sequence MLIALRAKNKLAFIDGSCQRPDSEPDKISQWERCNAIVLSWIMNAVSKEIFYGIVYSTDAAVVWNDLRERFNKVNGSRIFALHREIGCLVQGNNSISIYYSKLRQLWDEYGSLVTLPTCSCESSRKYVEFDQQHKLLQFLMGLNESFVHIQSHILMMNPLPTVNNAFAIISQEESHRSLLSVVP